The proteins below are encoded in one region of Desulfomicrobium apsheronum:
- the hrpB gene encoding ATP-dependent helicase HrpB produces MPTLPPTLAPNLPIDALLPELARTLTSKTACLVHAPPGSGKTTRIPLALLDAAWLGRNKILMLEPRRLAARAAARHMAGLLGEKAGERVGYRTRLDIRVSSATRIEVVTEGILTRMLQHDPGLSGYGCVIFDEYHERSLQADLGLALCLEIRDALRPDLRLVVMSATLDAAAVAELLEPCRILSCPGQPHEVETRYLRLSGRFLEERMARAIRHALATEQGSILAFLPGAREIRRTAELLENPGAGVEIHPLLGALTAIEQDKAIAPPMPGTRKIVLATAIAETSLTIEGVRIVVDSGLARLPRFDPKSSMTVLVTEPASLATVTQRRGRAGRTEPGICFRIWDQADEISRKPFPAPEMLEADLASLVLDLALWGATDPGALSWLTPPPAGHYKSALHLLQSLEAVDDKGRITPHGREMALLPLHPRLGHMVLTAKKHSLAPTAAYLAAILGEPGRSMRGSSDLRDTLRTHPNPLSRKDTLRASMEQIARLASVKLEQPDPEAAGILTALAYPDRIARRQEDGTYRLASGRKAVWPGPNVLTGHEFLAIADLDGDAAGAKIWQSAPVSLGELEMHFGDQLRVIEEVWLDLAKDRVISLRRTMLDALCVKEENLAADPETVTKALLQGQKDLSRLNWNDECTNLRDRIMFLRGLDPEGWPDMSDDALLRDIEAWLGPFATGARSGTDLSKMELFQALKALVGWKKLRELDRLAPEFMTVPTGAKRKIDYSPESGPILPVKLQEMFGCATTPTLADGRHPLVLHLLSPAGRPLQVTRDLPSFWKNAYPLVRAEMRGRYPKHPWPEDPATAMPTAKTKKAMTPR; encoded by the coding sequence ATGCCCACTCTTCCCCCAACTCTTGCCCCCAATCTTCCAATTGACGCGCTCCTGCCCGAGCTTGCGCGTACGCTGACCTCAAAAACCGCCTGCCTGGTCCATGCCCCTCCTGGCAGCGGCAAAACCACGCGTATTCCCCTGGCCCTGCTCGACGCGGCCTGGCTGGGCAGAAACAAGATCCTCATGCTCGAGCCCAGACGACTGGCCGCACGGGCCGCGGCCCGCCACATGGCCGGACTTCTGGGAGAAAAAGCCGGTGAGCGCGTGGGCTACCGCACCCGCCTCGATATTCGGGTCTCAAGCGCCACGCGGATCGAAGTCGTGACCGAAGGCATCCTGACCCGAATGCTGCAACACGATCCCGGGCTTTCAGGCTACGGTTGTGTCATTTTCGACGAGTACCACGAGCGCAGCCTGCAGGCCGACCTTGGCCTGGCCCTATGCCTTGAGATTCGGGACGCACTGCGCCCGGACCTGCGACTGGTGGTCATGTCCGCCACACTGGACGCTGCGGCCGTGGCCGAACTCCTTGAGCCATGCAGAATCCTAAGCTGCCCAGGACAGCCACATGAAGTGGAAACCCGTTATCTGCGTCTGTCCGGGCGTTTTCTTGAAGAACGCATGGCCAGGGCCATTCGTCATGCCCTGGCCACGGAGCAGGGGAGCATACTGGCCTTCCTGCCCGGAGCCCGTGAAATCAGGCGCACTGCGGAACTGCTCGAAAACCCCGGAGCCGGAGTCGAAATTCACCCCCTGCTCGGCGCCCTGACCGCCATCGAACAGGACAAGGCCATAGCTCCCCCGATGCCCGGCACGCGCAAGATCGTCCTGGCCACGGCCATCGCCGAGACATCTCTGACCATCGAAGGAGTGCGCATCGTCGTCGACAGCGGTCTGGCCCGATTGCCGCGCTTCGATCCCAAGAGTTCCATGACGGTTCTGGTCACGGAACCTGCCTCCCTGGCCACCGTGACCCAGCGCCGAGGCCGGGCCGGACGTACTGAACCCGGCATCTGTTTCCGCATCTGGGACCAGGCCGACGAGATCAGCCGCAAGCCCTTCCCCGCTCCGGAGATGCTGGAAGCCGACCTAGCCTCGCTGGTACTCGACCTGGCCCTGTGGGGCGCCACCGACCCCGGTGCCCTGTCCTGGCTCACGCCGCCCCCGGCCGGGCATTACAAGAGCGCCCTGCATCTGTTGCAAAGCCTGGAGGCAGTGGACGACAAGGGACGCATCACCCCCCACGGCCGTGAAATGGCGCTCCTGCCCCTGCATCCGCGCCTTGGACATATGGTGCTCACGGCCAAAAAACACAGCCTCGCCCCAACCGCCGCCTATCTGGCCGCAATCCTGGGTGAACCGGGCCGGAGCATGCGCGGTTCCTCGGACCTGCGCGATACGCTGCGCACTCATCCCAATCCCCTTTCACGCAAAGACACCCTGCGCGCCAGTATGGAACAGATCGCCAGGCTGGCCTCGGTCAAACTGGAACAGCCCGACCCGGAAGCCGCCGGAATCCTCACCGCACTGGCTTACCCGGACCGCATCGCCCGCCGCCAGGAGGACGGAACCTATCGTCTGGCCAGCGGCCGCAAGGCCGTGTGGCCTGGACCAAACGTCCTGACAGGACACGAATTTCTGGCCATTGCCGATCTGGACGGAGACGCGGCCGGAGCAAAAATCTGGCAGTCTGCCCCGGTTTCGCTGGGTGAATTGGAAATGCATTTTGGCGACCAGCTGCGCGTCATCGAGGAAGTATGGCTGGACTTGGCCAAGGACCGCGTGATCAGCCTGCGCAGGACCATGCTCGATGCGCTCTGCGTGAAGGAGGAGAATCTCGCGGCCGATCCGGAAACTGTGACCAAGGCACTGCTGCAGGGACAAAAGGATCTGTCGCGCCTGAACTGGAATGACGAATGCACAAACCTGCGGGATCGGATCATGTTTCTACGCGGCCTGGATCCAGAGGGATGGCCGGACATGTCCGATGACGCATTGCTTCGCGATATCGAGGCTTGGCTCGGGCCCTTCGCAACTGGCGCACGCTCCGGTACGGATCTGAGCAAGATGGAGCTGTTTCAGGCGCTCAAGGCGTTGGTCGGATGGAAGAAGTTGCGTGAACTGGATCGCCTTGCACCCGAATTCATGACCGTCCCTACAGGGGCGAAACGCAAGATCGACTACAGCCCCGAATCCGGGCCTATCCTCCCGGTCAAATTGCAGGAAATGTTCGGCTGCGCCACCACACCCACCCTGGCAGACGGACGCCACCCCCTGGTCCTGCACCTGCTCTCACCAGCCGGCCGCCCCCTGCAAGTCACCCGTGACTTGCCCTCGTTCTGGAAAAACGCCTACCCCCTCGTCCGCGCCGAAATGCGCGGACGCTACCCCAAACACCCATGGCCCGAAGACCCGGCCACAGCCATGCCCACCGCCAAAACAAAGAAGGCCATGACACCAAGATAA
- a CDS encoding phosphatidylglycerophosphatase A family protein — MPDPSNCKTRWLKALPLNLATLGAAGRMPKAPGTWGSLVAAILAPFLFLPLPMWGRVTVLLLLFPLGSWCAGRAEKSMCCKDPSCVVIDELWGQWITLLPLLVSDTLWIIPAFVFFRLFDITKPWPVRASERWLPGGWGIMIDDGLAGIYAMMALLACRAVF; from the coding sequence ATGCCTGATCCGTCAAACTGCAAGACACGCTGGCTTAAAGCGCTGCCGCTGAACCTAGCCACCCTCGGCGCGGCCGGACGCATGCCCAAGGCTCCCGGCACCTGGGGCTCCCTGGTCGCAGCGATCCTCGCGCCATTTCTCTTCCTGCCGTTGCCGATGTGGGGACGTGTCACAGTCCTTCTTCTGCTCTTCCCTCTGGGCAGCTGGTGTGCCGGACGGGCCGAAAAAAGCATGTGCTGCAAGGACCCGTCCTGCGTGGTCATCGATGAACTCTGGGGACAGTGGATCACGCTGCTGCCGCTGCTCGTCTCCGACACGCTCTGGATCATTCCGGCCTTTGTGTTCTTCCGTCTTTTCGACATCACCAAACCCTGGCCGGTGCGGGCCTCGGAGCGCTGGCTGCCCGGCGGCTGGGGTATCATGATCGATGACGGACTGGCGGGAATTTATGCGATGATGGCGCTGCTCGCATGCCGCGCCGTCTTCTAA
- a CDS encoding Maf family protein has product MSQGPFRARRPLLLASASPRRQSLLAGQGLGFEVVPSTLKEPAPEPGETPADYAARMARIKGQDLAARHPDKVIISADTIVVEGVNILGKPRSKDDALAMLSALSGRWHQVMTGFCVLRHGDGISLCQTVTTRVHMSENSRSMLQAYIDTGEPMDKAGAYGIQGIGAFLVDEVQGSYTNVVGLPLRSVLNCLLEIGAIGVANA; this is encoded by the coding sequence ATGAGCCAGGGCCCGTTCCGCGCCCGCAGGCCCCTGCTCCTGGCCTCGGCCTCGCCCCGGCGGCAGTCGCTTCTGGCCGGACAGGGCCTTGGCTTCGAGGTCGTGCCCAGCACCCTGAAAGAACCAGCCCCCGAACCGGGAGAGACCCCGGCTGATTACGCGGCGCGCATGGCGCGCATCAAGGGGCAGGACCTCGCGGCCAGACACCCGGACAAGGTGATCATCAGCGCCGACACCATCGTGGTCGAGGGCGTAAACATCCTGGGCAAACCGCGAAGCAAAGATGATGCCCTGGCCATGCTTTCAGCCCTCTCGGGACGCTGGCACCAGGTCATGACCGGCTTCTGCGTGCTTCGCCACGGCGACGGAATATCTCTTTGTCAAACAGTGACCACGCGGGTCCACATGTCGGAAAATTCCCGGTCCATGCTCCAGGCCTACATCGACACGGGCGAACCCATGGACAAGGCCGGAGCCTACGGAATCCAGGGCATCGGGGCTTTTCTGGTCGACGAGGTACAGGGCTCCTACACCAACGTCGTCGGCCTGCCGCTACGCTCGGTGCTCAATTGTCTGCTCGAAATCGGAGCCATCGGAGTGGCCAATGCCTGA
- a CDS encoding dihydrolipoyl dehydrogenase family protein encodes MSHFDIIVIGAGPGGYAAALLASQRGKTVALIEKQNLGGTCLNWGCIPTKLYLGATAHLEGLHAQSRLRLCSGSVQMDMSALKKRKNAFVAATHKAMSCCLDKHGIVLVQGQAAILDKNTVRIDGETEQTLNFKTLVIATGSSTNWFAGLEPDHKRILDSTDLLDLDAAPASLAVIGAGAIGLEMADFWHRLGTTIHVIEAAPRIAPAEDEEIAQTLHGMLKRKKWNIVTGKRVAELVNEDESVLVRLEDGAEIRVEKALVAVGRKPNTPGLGLENAGVALTGAGWVTTDEFLRAAPNIYAIGDVNGRTLLAHAAEHQGRHAILHALGETAAPYAPGPIPGCIYGSIEVMRAGHTAAELTAQGKTVTVTRANLGANPISQAHGQALGLVKVAWVDGVVRGVTAVGHGASHLVTLAEIMVRDRWTAHTAHEHIFAHPTLDEALRDALIAPLEDK; translated from the coding sequence ATGAGCCATTTTGACATCATTGTCATAGGAGCAGGTCCGGGCGGTTATGCCGCAGCTCTGCTCGCCAGTCAAAGAGGAAAAACGGTCGCACTCATCGAGAAACAAAACCTCGGCGGGACGTGCCTCAACTGGGGATGCATCCCCACCAAGCTCTACCTTGGAGCCACCGCTCATCTGGAGGGACTGCACGCCCAGTCGCGCTTGCGCCTGTGCAGCGGCTCCGTGCAGATGGACATGAGCGCGCTCAAGAAACGAAAGAACGCCTTTGTCGCGGCTACCCACAAGGCCATGTCATGTTGTCTTGATAAACATGGGATCGTCCTGGTCCAGGGTCAAGCTGCCATCTTGGATAAAAACACGGTGCGCATCGACGGCGAGACCGAACAAACCCTAAATTTCAAGACTCTGGTCATCGCCACCGGATCCTCCACTAACTGGTTTGCAGGCCTTGAGCCGGATCATAAACGAATTCTCGATTCCACCGACCTTCTTGATCTCGACGCGGCGCCCGCAAGCCTCGCGGTCATCGGAGCCGGGGCCATCGGCCTTGAAATGGCCGATTTCTGGCATCGCCTGGGGACGACAATCCATGTCATCGAAGCCGCGCCCCGCATCGCCCCCGCCGAAGACGAGGAAATCGCCCAGACCCTCCACGGCATGCTCAAGCGCAAAAAATGGAACATTGTCACGGGCAAGCGCGTGGCCGAACTGGTCAACGAAGACGAATCGGTCCTGGTGCGACTGGAGGACGGCGCTGAAATCCGTGTCGAGAAGGCGCTGGTCGCCGTCGGACGCAAACCGAACACTCCGGGCCTTGGCCTTGAAAACGCAGGCGTCGCCCTGACCGGCGCGGGCTGGGTCACCACGGATGAGTTCCTGCGGGCCGCGCCAAACATCTATGCCATCGGAGACGTCAACGGCCGCACCCTGCTGGCCCACGCCGCCGAGCATCAGGGACGCCACGCCATCCTGCACGCCCTGGGCGAAACGGCCGCGCCCTACGCGCCAGGCCCGATCCCCGGCTGCATCTATGGATCGATCGAGGTCATGCGCGCTGGACACACCGCAGCCGAACTGACCGCTCAGGGCAAGACCGTGACCGTTACCCGCGCCAATCTCGGCGCCAACCCGATTTCCCAGGCCCACGGCCAGGCCCTGGGCCTGGTCAAGGTCGCCTGGGTGGACGGCGTCGTGCGTGGCGTGACCGCCGTCGGCCATGGCGCATCCCACCTGGTCACCCTGGCGGAAATCATGGTCCGCGACCGCTGGACGGCCCACACCGCGCACGAACACATCTTCGCCCATCCCACCCTGGACGAGGCCCTGCGCGACGCGCTCATCGCCCCCCTGGAGGACAAATGA
- the tmcD gene encoding electron transfer complex subunit TmcD encodes MSEYSAWDWGIGSRTVADLSECDCDVEWREENQASPDGEKVAAVVKTGDGEFSVCVNNTCWEPRYERIWYLRYSPDGRLAGLACDGDWTLCVDGEPWEETYGFLFNTLFSKDGSTIACCVADSMTYGMVVEGVAWETLYPNANNFELSADGKRSAAVVQTVPLGQAEVFKFKEGIYSVAVDGEAWDTSFVNVWTPRFNADNSSIAAQIRHTLFDYTIAVDGKPWAENFNQVWEPLFHPKKNSIAAPVRLSGKWGMALDGKIIWQPTFFQVWQQQFSPSGDKLAAIVCPNYGRWTLAVDGNPWNTTFGDMVMDMTFSPDGKRLAALGKQDGKWTVFSDDKAWNSHYDMCYAPVFSPDSKHVAARVEKNGRFTIAVDGKEYGQGFDQCFDPTFSPDGSRILIRAIVDGKYQRIVESVAKIIG; translated from the coding sequence ATGAGTGAGTATTCTGCCTGGGATTGGGGCATAGGCTCCAGAACCGTGGCCGACCTATCCGAATGTGATTGCGACGTTGAATGGCGCGAGGAAAACCAGGCCAGCCCCGATGGGGAAAAGGTGGCGGCCGTGGTCAAGACAGGGGACGGGGAGTTCAGCGTGTGCGTCAACAACACATGCTGGGAACCGAGATACGAGCGCATCTGGTATTTGCGCTATTCTCCTGACGGGCGCCTGGCCGGACTGGCCTGCGACGGCGATTGGACCCTGTGCGTGGATGGCGAACCGTGGGAAGAGACCTACGGCTTTCTGTTCAACACCTTGTTTTCCAAGGATGGTTCGACCATCGCCTGCTGCGTTGCCGATTCCATGACCTACGGAATGGTGGTAGAGGGCGTGGCCTGGGAGACTCTGTACCCCAACGCCAACAATTTTGAGCTCAGTGCCGACGGTAAGCGCAGTGCGGCCGTGGTTCAGACCGTGCCCCTGGGGCAGGCCGAAGTCTTCAAGTTCAAGGAAGGCATCTACTCCGTTGCGGTGGATGGAGAAGCCTGGGATACGAGCTTTGTGAACGTCTGGACTCCTCGTTTCAATGCCGACAACAGTTCCATTGCCGCTCAGATACGCCATACTCTTTTCGACTACACCATCGCGGTGGACGGAAAACCGTGGGCGGAGAACTTCAACCAAGTCTGGGAGCCGCTCTTTCATCCCAAGAAAAATTCCATAGCCGCTCCGGTGCGCCTGTCCGGCAAATGGGGCATGGCCCTGGATGGCAAAATCATCTGGCAGCCGACCTTTTTCCAGGTCTGGCAGCAGCAGTTCAGCCCCTCCGGCGACAAACTCGCCGCCATAGTCTGTCCCAACTACGGTCGCTGGACCCTGGCCGTGGACGGCAACCCCTGGAACACGACATTTGGCGACATGGTCATGGACATGACCTTCAGCCCCGACGGCAAGCGTCTGGCCGCACTTGGCAAGCAGGATGGCAAGTGGACCGTATTCTCCGACGACAAGGCTTGGAACAGCCATTACGACATGTGCTATGCTCCGGTTTTCTCTCCGGACAGCAAGCATGTTGCCGCAAGAGTTGAAAAGAACGGCCGTTTCACCATCGCGGTGGATGGCAAGGAATATGGCCAGGGTTTCGATCAATGCTTTGACCCGACGTTCAGTCCTGATGGAAGCCGGATTCTCATTCGCGCCATCGTGGACGGAAAGTACCAAAGAATTGTCGAGTCCGTAGCAAAAATCATCGGATAA
- the tmcC gene encoding TmcC family electron transfer complex membrane anchor subunit, with protein MQDVYLLVSGPLAWAAWTIFVLGSIYKIWSTLNTAKKKDQVLLNYVSFKYGMRSIINWSIPFNTVNMRLNPIFTGVAFFFHIAFFVLLIFVSAHQIMIEEGFGIGWFTIPDFVADIMAFAVIGACIFFAVRRVIRPEVSYVTDWTDFALLALVAAPFVTGVLAYHQLGDYMLMVVLHMVSAELLLVAIPFTRLSHMLLAPLTRAYIGSEFGMVRHVKDW; from the coding sequence ATGCAGGATGTCTATTTATTGGTATCTGGCCCCCTGGCTTGGGCTGCCTGGACTATTTTTGTTCTTGGATCAATATACAAAATATGGTCGACACTGAATACCGCTAAAAAGAAAGATCAGGTTTTACTTAACTACGTTTCATTCAAATACGGAATGAGATCTATTATCAACTGGTCGATTCCTTTCAATACGGTCAACATGAGGTTGAACCCCATTTTTACCGGTGTCGCGTTTTTCTTCCACATCGCTTTTTTTGTGCTGCTCATTTTTGTTTCCGCACATCAAATCATGATCGAGGAAGGATTCGGTATCGGCTGGTTCACAATTCCTGATTTCGTGGCCGACATTATGGCCTTCGCGGTCATTGGCGCGTGCATCTTCTTTGCCGTGCGTCGGGTCATTCGTCCTGAGGTGAGTTATGTCACGGACTGGACGGATTTTGCCCTGCTCGCCCTTGTGGCGGCGCCCTTTGTGACGGGAGTCCTGGCCTACCATCAGCTTGGCGATTACATGCTCATGGTCGTGCTGCACATGGTCTCGGCAGAGCTTTTGCTCGTGGCCATTCCCTTCACGCGTCTCAGTCATATGCTGCTGGCTCCCTTGACCAGGGCATATATCGGGTCTGAATTCGGCATGGTGCGCCACGTCAAGGATTGGTAA
- the tmcB gene encoding electron transfer complex ferredoxin TmcB codes for MKERVWIKDEAVERGAEKLTPERIEKTINAVFDNEAGARLKAYVDTCAHCGLCSDACHFFLSRDRDPRFSPVGKVKQTIWEMLDKKGKVSAEFMKQAIQVAQTECNMCRRCVQYCPFGIDIAYMMSLVRRIGHKLEITPLYIQDTAHSHAATMNQMWVKDDEWIDALIWQEDELRDEFPTARIPLEKEGADIMYSVIGPEPKFRTQLIYQAAAIMNEAGCDWTMPATPGWDNSDMAMYTGDSEMMGRLKRMHFDTAARLRVKKIVMGECGHAFRSVYDTGNRVLGWQMPPVQVVHALEFYWDLLNEGKIKVAKKFEEPVTFHDPCNVVRGRGLHEKAREVVRAFCPNFIEMTPNKEHNYCCAAGGGVINCGPPFKNARVESNRVKAEQLQATGVKVCIAPCHNCHGGLEDIIHKYKLGIELKFLGEIIYDCMEKPNAV; via the coding sequence ATGAAAGAACGCGTCTGGATAAAGGACGAAGCTGTTGAACGGGGTGCTGAAAAGCTGACCCCGGAGAGGATTGAGAAGACGATTAATGCGGTTTTCGACAATGAAGCCGGGGCGCGCCTCAAGGCTTATGTCGATACCTGCGCCCATTGCGGTTTGTGTTCGGATGCCTGCCATTTTTTCCTGTCCCGGGATCGCGATCCTCGCTTTTCTCCCGTGGGCAAGGTCAAGCAGACCATCTGGGAGATGCTCGACAAGAAGGGTAAGGTCTCTGCCGAATTCATGAAGCAGGCCATTCAGGTCGCTCAGACGGAATGCAACATGTGTCGCAGGTGCGTGCAGTACTGCCCGTTTGGTATCGACATAGCCTACATGATGTCGCTGGTGCGCCGGATTGGCCACAAACTGGAGATCACGCCCCTCTATATTCAGGATACGGCTCATTCACACGCCGCTACCATGAACCAGATGTGGGTCAAGGACGACGAATGGATCGACGCCCTGATCTGGCAGGAAGACGAGTTGCGTGATGAATTTCCGACTGCTCGCATTCCGCTGGAAAAGGAAGGCGCGGACATCATGTATTCCGTCATCGGGCCGGAACCCAAGTTTCGTACCCAGCTCATTTACCAGGCCGCGGCCATCATGAATGAAGCTGGTTGCGACTGGACAATGCCCGCGACTCCCGGCTGGGACAACTCCGACATGGCCATGTACACCGGCGACTCGGAAATGATGGGGCGGCTCAAGAGAATGCATTTCGATACAGCGGCCAGACTGCGCGTGAAAAAGATCGTCATGGGTGAATGCGGCCACGCCTTCCGTTCCGTGTACGATACAGGCAACCGCGTGCTGGGCTGGCAGATGCCGCCCGTACAGGTTGTTCATGCTCTTGAGTTTTACTGGGATCTCTTGAACGAAGGTAAAATCAAGGTCGCCAAGAAATTCGAGGAGCCGGTCACTTTTCATGATCCCTGCAACGTGGTGCGCGGGCGCGGGTTGCACGAAAAGGCGCGTGAAGTGGTGCGGGCTTTCTGTCCCAATTTCATCGAAATGACCCCCAACAAAGAGCACAACTATTGCTGCGCCGCTGGCGGCGGAGTCATCAACTGCGGCCCGCCATTCAAAAACGCTCGCGTGGAGAGCAACAGGGTCAAGGCTGAGCAGTTGCAGGCTACCGGAGTCAAGGTCTGCATAGCTCCATGCCATAACTGTCATGGTGGTCTTGAAGATATTATCCACAAGTACAAACTTGGCATCGAGCTCAAGTTCCTTGGGGAAATTATCTATGATTGCATGGAAAAACCAAATGCTGTCTAG
- the tmcA gene encoding acidic tetraheme cytochrome c3 TmcA: MRHILYRYFIFCSVVLCVTFCSISAFSQDDTYLKVDAFGKLERPISAFDHDDHNDKAALEDCSVCHHVYEDGKLLEGESSEDQACGDCHTLKAQGNQPGLMMAYHKQCKSCHIESKKGPVACGECHVKK; the protein is encoded by the coding sequence ATGAGACATATACTATACAGATACTTCATTTTCTGCTCTGTCGTGCTCTGCGTCACGTTTTGCAGTATTTCGGCTTTTTCCCAGGACGACACCTATTTGAAGGTTGATGCCTTTGGAAAATTGGAACGCCCGATCAGCGCATTTGATCATGATGATCACAACGACAAGGCTGCCTTGGAAGATTGCTCAGTTTGCCATCATGTCTATGAGGATGGAAAATTGCTCGAAGGCGAAAGCTCCGAGGATCAGGCTTGCGGTGACTGCCATACGCTCAAGGCGCAAGGCAACCAGCCTGGGCTCATGATGGCTTATCACAAGCAGTGCAAGAGCTGTCACATCGAATCCAAGAAAGGTCCCGTCGCTTGTGGCGAGTGTCATGTAAAAAAATAA
- the hmcA gene encoding sulfate respiration complex hexadecaheme cytochrome HmcA → MEKGRPMLRWVGILCVSMAVAGFGLNALGGKQASIETKTMGADLISIDTLKKFGDLDYPVVQFEHDKHTKAVEGKCESCHTVTGNTVTAKFKRQEDTNAAEIKAIYHDNCIKCHTDTTKAGKKSGPGSEQCRTCHAGPAESSRTLISFDKSLHYRHSSSKMVLPAPGQKENCSKCHSQDKPEERNLAFAENKDQAHEKCMSCHMEIGKAKQPTGPVECAGCHDAGVRAGFKKVADVPRLEAGQSDYALLMAATAKAGTEPKLVSAVPFNHKLHEEKNENCSVCHHNASSKGVIPCSQCHTSLGKEEGGFVTTEQAMHRVTAQASCVGCHAKSQAKPECAGCHTFMGRTGQGTDTSCAKCHVDITPGAELVNDKNARSNTAAMLMNTRVKTDPEIKVNEIPEIVEIGALANEYEASKFPHRKIVQKIMDGMKDDAMAAYFHSSPNAVCSGCHHNSPASANPPKCVSCHGKVASAQDGAKPDLKTAYHQQCIGCHSEMGIQKPAATACAECHAVKQ, encoded by the coding sequence ATGGAGAAGGGAAGACCAATGCTGCGATGGGTTGGAATCCTGTGCGTAAGCATGGCTGTGGCTGGATTCGGTCTGAACGCTCTTGGGGGAAAACAGGCATCGATCGAAACGAAGACGATGGGCGCGGATCTGATTTCCATCGACACGCTCAAGAAGTTCGGTGATCTCGATTATCCTGTGGTCCAGTTCGAGCACGACAAGCACACCAAGGCTGTGGAGGGCAAGTGCGAATCATGCCATACTGTGACCGGCAATACGGTCACGGCCAAGTTCAAGCGTCAGGAAGATACGAATGCCGCGGAAATCAAGGCCATTTATCACGACAACTGTATCAAGTGTCACACGGATACGACCAAGGCCGGCAAGAAAAGCGGTCCCGGCAGCGAACAGTGCCGGACCTGTCACGCTGGGCCCGCGGAGTCGTCGCGGACTTTGATCTCGTTTGATAAATCCCTTCATTACCGTCACTCGTCCTCGAAGATGGTTCTTCCTGCCCCCGGGCAGAAGGAGAACTGCTCCAAGTGCCACTCCCAGGACAAGCCCGAAGAGCGCAATCTCGCCTTTGCCGAGAACAAGGATCAGGCACATGAAAAATGCATGTCCTGCCATATGGAAATCGGCAAGGCCAAGCAGCCTACCGGTCCCGTGGAGTGCGCCGGCTGTCACGACGCCGGTGTTCGCGCCGGATTCAAGAAGGTCGCGGATGTCCCAAGGCTTGAAGCCGGACAGTCCGATTACGCGCTGCTCATGGCCGCCACGGCCAAGGCCGGAACCGAGCCCAAACTGGTCAGCGCCGTGCCTTTCAATCACAAGCTGCACGAAGAAAAGAACGAGAACTGCTCTGTCTGCCATCACAACGCTTCTTCCAAGGGCGTGATCCCCTGTTCGCAGTGCCACACCTCGCTTGGCAAGGAAGAAGGCGGATTCGTAACTACCGAGCAGGCCATGCACCGTGTGACCGCCCAGGCCAGTTGCGTGGGATGTCATGCCAAGTCCCAGGCCAAACCGGAGTGCGCCGGATGCCATACGTTCATGGGCAGAACCGGTCAGGGTACCGATACCAGCTGCGCCAAATGCCATGTCGACATCACGCCCGGAGCCGAGCTGGTCAATGACAAGAATGCCCGCAGCAACACCGCCGCGATGCTGATGAACACCCGCGTCAAGACCGATCCTGAAATCAAGGTCAACGAAATTCCCGAGATCGTCGAGATCGGTGCCCTGGCAAACGAGTACGAGGCCAGCAAGTTCCCGCATCGCAAGATCGTGCAGAAGATCATGGACGGCATGAAGGACGACGCTATGGCTGCGTATTTCCACTCCAGTCCCAACGCTGTCTGTTCCGGCTGCCATCACAACAGCCCCGCTTCGGCCAATCCTCCCAAGTGCGTCAGTTGCCATGGCAAGGTCGCGAGTGCCCAGGATGGAGCCAAGCCTGATCTGAAGACCGCCTATCACCAGCAATGCATTGGTTGTCATAGCGAAATGGGCATTCAGAAGCCGGCGGCCACTGCCTGCGCGGAATGTCATGCCGTAAAGCAATAA